In Thermoanaerobacterium xylanolyticum LX-11, the genomic window AATAAATTAAAAACTATCTCTTATGAAGTATATTGTGGAATATCCAGACGGGTACCAAGAATATATATATTTAATGGAGAGATAACAAAAGTAGAAAATTATTTAAAATGTTAAATATTATGTATAAAAATAATAAAGATTGACATTAATATATATAGCAGTATATAATAAATTATATAAGTGTGTTAGGAGGTCATAATTGTGGGCGAGACAAAAAGAATACTCGTCAGTTTGCCGGAAAGCTTACTGGAAGAAGTTGATGTACTTGCAGCTATGGAAAATAGAAACCGCAGTGAATTTATAAGAGAAGCCATGAAATTGTACATTAAAGAGAGAAAGAAGATGAAGATAAGGGAGAGCATGAAGAAAGGGTACCTTGAGATGGCGGCTATAAATGCAGAACTTGCGGAATTGGGCCTAACCGCTGACAACGAATGCTTTAACGGATACGAAAAGAAATTGAAAAAGTGTGATTGATATGATTGTAAAGCGTGGAGATATTTTATATGCTGATTTAAGCCCTGTCATAGGCTCAGAACAGGGTGGTGTTAGGCCCGTACTTGTAATACAGAACGATATCGGCAATAAGTACAGCCCTACAGTTATCGTGTCAGCAATAACATCTCAGATAAACAAGGCTAAATTGCCGACACATGTTGAGATAAATGGAACGGAATATGGTCTTAATAAAGATTCGGTTATTTTATTAGAGCAAATAAGGACTATAGATAAAAAGCGGCTAAGGGAAAAGATAGGCCATTTTGACCAAGATATGATGGAAAAAGTAAATGAGGCATTGCAGATAAGCCTTGGATTGATAGATTTTTAAGGACAGCTTAGAAAAATGTCCTTTTATTTTTATGGCATTTTTCGCGATTTAAAGAGATTTTTGTTGAAATATGCGAATTTTTTGTATAAAATAAAACTAAAGAAGGGGGCTTAGCTTGTGAAGAAGATTTATGGATTGATATTGGTATTTGTTGTGATGTTAGCTGTAATTGGAATTGTGTACGCTGATTCGACTCAAGATCCTGGTAGTCAACAGGATCCGATAGTCACAAAAAGCTATGTAGACAGCAAGTACGATGATTTAAAAAGCTACATAGATAGCAAAGTAGGTACATCAAGCAGCAATTACGACATAGTTGAGCTAAAACCTGGTGAAAGCATTACACTTTATCAAGGATCTGAGGCTATAGTCAGAACAGATAATACATCAACGATTGTCACCAGCACTGATGGTGTATCGGATTTGACGGGTGGAAAAGATTTAAAAAACAATGCATTGATACCAGCAAATCATCTGCTGCTTTTCCCACGGTCAGATGGCAGAGGAATAAAGGCGAAAGCTGATACTATAATCGTGGTAATGGGAAAATACACAAAAAATTAAAATGCGCTTTAAAGCGCTTTATTTTTTTCTAAAATATGGTATTGCTCAAGGTTATATTAAAGTGATATAATTCAAGTGATACAATACTAAAATAATGAAGGAGAGATATTCTTTGAGTCTAAAGAAAATACTCGTATTTTTTGTAGCACTATCATTAGCAGTTTCTGCAATTGTAGATGTATCCAGAATTAGCGTTGAAAATAAGTACAACACGGTGGAAACCGTGGCTGACCTTTATAACTTTGAAAATTTGGCTGAGAATACGGGAATGAGCGTACAGGACGTTTTGACGACATTTAAAGAGAACGACTTAAAAGGAGTGGCAGTACCTGAAGTCACATTAAACAGGCTTCAAGAAATCGGTAAAATATCCCTTTACAAGATGTCGGATGTGGAAAATATTTATAACCTTAAGAATACTACTGGCAATTCTGCGTTGACGTCATACCTTAAAAGTTTAAGCGATAGCCAAAAAAGGATCGAGAAGGATTATATTGTTGCAACTACAGATGATGTTTCGACTTATGATTTCTTGAAGTCATCTTTGACTAAAAGGGTACCGTCTGACAAGTTGACCATTTTAAAAAATGGGAATAACTATGCATTTATTTTAAACGAAGACATGGATACTTTTGCTGACCAGGGCTTAGGTTTTGACAAAAATGATTTGGACATGGTAAAATCATTGGGTCTTGATATAATACCAAGGGTTGAAAATTACAATGGCATAAAAGACAAAGACATACAAAACTACGTAGAGCTTTTAAAACATTACGGCGTGAAGACAGTAGTGTTTGGCGGAAATGATGTATTGGGAAACCCTGATAAAATATCGTATGCAGCATCTTTATTTAAAAAGAACGGAATCGCCATCGGAATTATTGATACACCTATGGGCAAAAGCTTACAAGCTGGAACAGAAAAGTTTACGAAATTTGATGGTTATAATGGAGCTAAAGTTTACGGCCTTTCTGAAGCTGAGACAGCTAAGTACGATACAAGTGGAATAGTTGACAGATGGTACAGATCTATCATAGAGAGAGATGTGCGAATTGTATATATCAGGGCAAAAGTCGATACGACTAAGTCTCAAAATTACAATTTGAAGCAGAACATATCCATGTTAAAAGAGATAAATGACCTTGTGAATTATGCAGGACTTAATTTAGGCGTAGTCAGGCCTTTAAGCCCGATTCATCAATCAAAGATAATGGAATTGTTGATTGCATTAGGTGTTGTTGCAGGTGGAATTCTCCTCTTAATGCTTTTTGGACTTAGAGAAAGGTACTCTTTAATACTTACGATTTTAGGCATCGTCATATCGTCGCTTTTGATTTTAACAAAGTACAATGACCTTGGCATCAAATCAGTAGCTTTGTTGTCATCTATTATATATCCATCGCTGGCTATAGGGTATTTTATCGATGGCAGCAAAAAGATTATCGAGAACGGAGAAGATGGCCATTATGTGAGAGATTCGCTTTACATTTTCTTCAAGACTGTTTTAATATCTTTAGCCGGTGGGCTAATAATTGCAGCAATTATGGCAGACAGCAAATACATGTTGAAATTAGACTACTTTAGAGGCGTAAAACTATCATTTACGGTACCGGTGGTAGTGTATATAGCGTATTACGGCTATAAAGTGTGGAATATAAATACATTTAA contains:
- a CDS encoding CopG family ribbon-helix-helix protein — its product is MGETKRILVSLPESLLEEVDVLAAMENRNRSEFIREAMKLYIKERKKMKIRESMKKGYLEMAAINAELAELGLTADNECFNGYEKKLKKCD
- a CDS encoding type II toxin-antitoxin system PemK/MazF family toxin, which gives rise to MIVKRGDILYADLSPVIGSEQGGVRPVLVIQNDIGNKYSPTVIVSAITSQINKAKLPTHVEINGTEYGLNKDSVILLEQIRTIDKKRLREKIGHFDQDMMEKVNEALQISLGLIDF
- a CDS encoding DUF5693 family protein; the protein is MSLKKILVFFVALSLAVSAIVDVSRISVENKYNTVETVADLYNFENLAENTGMSVQDVLTTFKENDLKGVAVPEVTLNRLQEIGKISLYKMSDVENIYNLKNTTGNSALTSYLKSLSDSQKRIEKDYIVATTDDVSTYDFLKSSLTKRVPSDKLTILKNGNNYAFILNEDMDTFADQGLGFDKNDLDMVKSLGLDIIPRVENYNGIKDKDIQNYVELLKHYGVKTVVFGGNDVLGNPDKISYAASLFKKNGIAIGIIDTPMGKSLQAGTEKFTKFDGYNGAKVYGLSEAETAKYDTSGIVDRWYRSIIERDVRIVYIRAKVDTTKSQNYNLKQNISMLKEINDLVNYAGLNLGVVRPLSPIHQSKIMELLIALGVVAGGILLLMLFGLRERYSLILTILGIVISSLLILTKYNDLGIKSVALLSSIIYPSLAIGYFIDGSKKIIENGEDGHYVRDSLYIFFKTVLISLAGGLIIAAIMADSKYMLKLDYFRGVKLSFTVPVVVYIAYYGYKVWNINTFKKLTDASIKILNTEIKIWHVLAVLIAGFVGIVYISRTGNSPVIKPTSIELKFRSLLEHYLVARPRTKEFLVGYPALILSIYAAKKKSKSMNFIFGILASIGILSMPNTMSHVESVLKIALERTVISWVFGLIIGLVALKVVDIFMRYINVKNVHN